AATATTACCATTATAATTATTCCATAATTCCGGTCTTTGTTTTTTAGGATCCCAACGATGAAACGAATCTCGAAAAGAATAAATACGCTCTTTAGCTCGAGACTTTTCTTCATCACGTCTTGCTCCACCAAATGCTGCATCAAAATTATATTTTTCAATAGCTTGTTTTAAACTTTCTGTTTTCATAATATCAGTATATTTTCCAATATCATTTGATAACGGATTAATTCCTAAAGATAAACCCTGTTTATTTACATGTACAATTAAATTAGCTTGTAAATTATTTACAACTTGATTACGAAAATCATACATTTCACGAAACTTCCATCCAGTATCAACATGTAATAAAGGAAAGGGAAATCGAGCAGGATAAAAAGCTTTTTTGGCAAGATGTAACATTACTGAAGAATCTTTTCCTATGGAATATAACATCACGGGATTTTGAAACTCCGCAACTACCTCACGAAAAATATAAATACTTTCTGATTCTAATTGTTTTAAATGCGTAGAGCATTTTAATATCATTTTATTTTCCTATCATGTGTAATATCTAACAAAAAATAAATCGTTTAAATCACATTATTTATTATGAAACCACATACATTTTTTATGTAAATTGACTACATTACCAACAATCAATAATGATGGACTAGATATCTCTTTTGATAATATAAGCATATTTTTTAACTTTCCAATCAAAATTTTTTGCTGAAAGGTAGTACCTTTTTCAATAAATGCTATTGGTGTAGACATTGATTTTTTATATAAAATAAAATTATTATATATATTATTTATATTCATTTTACCCATATAAATTACTATAGTATCTTGATTTTTAGATAATGCTTTCCAATCAATATTACCCTTATTAATTACATGTCCTGTAATAAAAGTTACACTACTTGAATATAACCGATGAGTTAATGGAATACCAGAATATGCAGCAACACCAATAGCAGCAGTAATACCGGGGATAACTTGAAAAACAACACCAGCATCTTTTAAAGCTTCTAATTCCTCTCCCCCACGACCAAAAATAAAA
The sequence above is a segment of the Buchnera aphidicola (Symydobius americanus) genome. Coding sequences within it:
- the cysD gene encoding sulfate adenylyltransferase subunit CysD, which translates into the protein MILKCSTHLKQLESESIYIFREVVAEFQNPVMLYSIGKDSSVMLHLAKKAFYPARFPFPLLHVDTGWKFREMYDFRNQVVNNLQANLIVHVNKQGLSLGINPLSNDIGKYTDIMKTESLKQAIEKYNFDAAFGGARRDEEKSRAKERIYSFRDSFHRWDPKKQRPELWNNYNGNINSGESMRVFPLSNWTELDVWQYIFIENIEIVPLYFSSLRPVLERKNNLLMIDDNRISLEENEQIEYKMIRFRTLGCWPLTNAIESEAQTIPEIIEEILISNTSERSGRTIDYDQNSSMESKKKQGYF